The Synergistaceae bacterium genome contains the following window.
CTAGGGCGGGCGGGTGGGAAGGATAAAAGCGTGCGCGGGGGACTCGTTAATAGCTGTTATGGCTGTAAATGTTTATATAATGGGAATAATTTAGAGTTTTGTTATTCGCGATATTTATAATTAGGCAAGACTCGCTATACACGGGCAATTATTGAGAGATTTGCGGTAAAATTTATTATTATGAATTTAGGAGTCTTTATTAATGAACGATAAAAAAATTTCTGTAGCTATGGCTTCATATAACGGCATAAAATATATAGGTGAGCAGTTAGACTCAATCAGGACTCAGACTCTAAATCCCGATGAAGTAATAATTTGTGATGACTGCTCAAATGACGGCACATTTGAATTTTGCCGCGATTATATAGCGAAATATAATTTAACCGGCTGGGCAGTTTACCGGAATGATAAAAATTTAGGTGTCCTGCAAAACTTTAGACTCGCTATGAATAAATGCACGGGCGATTATATTTTTACCTGTGATCAAGACGATATTTGGCTGCCTGATAAGATTCAAGCTATGACTCAAGCAATGAACGAGAATAATAATATAATGCTGCTCGTTTCAAATTATCAGGCAATTGACTCGAATAAACAAAAAATTAACGCTCATTTAAGAAATATAACAAGGAACGACGGCGAAATTATTAGACTCCCGTTAAAAAATTACTGGCTCGAAAATGTCAGGCCGGGCTGTGTTATGGCATTCAGGCGTGAAATTCTTGAGAGACTCAAAATTTTTGATTCAGCTGATAAACTTCATGACTCTGTACTTTGGCAGCACGCTGTTATTATGGACTCGCTTTATTTGATTAACAGGCAGTTAATACTATTCAGGCGGCATGAGAATAACACGACTGCGGCATTTCACGAGGCATTATCACTTGAGAGAAAGATTAAAGATTTACGCGCTGACTCAGAATTATACAAAAAATTTTTAGCGCATTCTAAAGAACTCGGCATAAATAATATAAATCATGAATTACTAGAGAATAAACAAAAATTTTTGACTCAACGAATAAATATTTTAGCTAAGAAAAATTTATTTGCTATTATATATTTCGTTATTGCCAATATAAAATTTTATCCGACCTTGCGCAACGCATTATCGGACATTTACGCAGCTATATTTATAAGAAATTAGGGAGATTTGAACACTTGAAACGTTCAGTAATAAAAACTTTTTCGCGGTTACACAGCAATCAATCAATACTAGAACGCGCGGGAATTTCAGCACGTGCCTTTACTTGTCCGAATGAATCGCATTTAATCGCAATATTTCCGGATTCACTTCAGGCCGCAGAATTCTTGAATGACTCTAAGGCTCTTCACCCTGAACGAAATTATTTCATGCTTAAAGAATTGCCGTTATCAGCGCAAAATACGGGAATTAAAGCATTATTACTCGAACGGGGGGAGACTCTCAGGAACTGGGTCAAAGATTCGGGCGTTCTCATAGCGACTCCGGGGGCGTTAATGTCATCTTGCTTGCTGGGAAGTGCCAAACTTGAAATAAAATTATCGCAAAAAATT
Protein-coding sequences here:
- a CDS encoding glycosyltransferase; amino-acid sequence: MNDKKISVAMASYNGIKYIGEQLDSIRTQTLNPDEVIICDDCSNDGTFEFCRDYIAKYNLTGWAVYRNDKNLGVLQNFRLAMNKCTGDYIFTCDQDDIWLPDKIQAMTQAMNENNNIMLLVSNYQAIDSNKQKINAHLRNITRNDGEIIRLPLKNYWLENVRPGCVMAFRREILERLKIFDSADKLHDSVLWQHAVIMDSLYLINRQLILFRRHENNTTAAFHEALSLERKIKDLRADSELYKKFLAHSKELGINNINHELLENKQKFLTQRINILAKKNLFAIIYFVIANIKFYPTLRNALSDIYAAIFIRN